In the genome of Erpetoichthys calabaricus chromosome 18, fErpCal1.3, whole genome shotgun sequence, the window AAAATTTGAACCTGCCTTTCTCAACGTGGTTCTAGGAAGCTTGAGCCCATCACAGCTTCAAACAgctcaaggcaggagcaaactctGAACTAAACACCAGCGTGCTAGAGAGCACAtccacacacccacattcactcatacatGGCTTCAAATCCAGTGTGTCGCCATACTGCCTAGAAATAAAAAGTCACAGTTGCCCAAATATGTCACTCTGTCTTTGTTGTTAAGAGGTATAGAAAGAGACAGTGAGGTAGCTTTTAGCATTTCTTTGCACTTTTTCCCACAGCCCCAGGTCCGTTATTCTTGCTCTTGTAAAGTGTTGGAACTTATCAATGAATCACTTTTAATTTGACGTGAATATGTGACAGGAGTACTCAAGACGTCTGAAACTTTGTCTTGAACCAAAGAGGTCTGTAATCCTTTTCTAGGGTACCAGGACAAGCAGGAACAGCCCTAGGACTAGGCTGGTACACAATGCAGTGCTGGCAGAAGACTTGGGAGAAAATGAACAGGAGGTCCCACTGTAGGGATTGTAGCACTGGCAGCGAAAGTTGGCCTGGAATCCGGCTTTGTCAGCTGCACTCAGTGTCCCCATCACCTGCAGGGTGCCCCCTGTCTGTGTCACCTGAAAACTGTTGGGGTTGAGATgcaagtaagtgttgctgtccgAGTTGAGGCGCACACAGCGGCCGTTACCATTGCAGAGTGTTTTGCTGCATTGTTCTGCCGCGGTAGAAACGTTGAGTAAATACTGGCCCAGCGCCCCCTGGAGGTTGCTCTGGAACAACTTGCAGACACTCTATGGAAAAAAGATTTTGTTCAATTAGTTCAGCAGTTTTCAATCATGTGTTTGGTAGTGCAAGGGTGGCtgaatgacaaaatgtaaaagtGAAGTTGTTCTCACCAGTCCAGCAGCATCTGTTGTGCCCCCCCACAGAACAACTCCAGCCACGCCAAGGGCCACACTCTCCCCGATGGTATAGATGAGGTCTGTCTGGAAATGGAAGTAACATGGCACTCAGATCCAAGACAAAGTTTAAAAGGTAAAACCATGATACATATAAAAAGGATCCCTGCAGGCAAACACATGAAGGCACTTCCTAACAAAGACAATATCACCTACCTGATGAGCTCACAACATAAAAATGTCTCCGATGCAAATAATATGTTAATAAAACTTATTAACAAggccaaagagaaaaagaaagacaagtAAGAAGTGACTGACACCCAGAAAAGGGTGACAGGAGCCCACCATGGATTTACACACTTGAGTTTAATGCTTTACAATCCCTTCTCCTGCCCTCTCCtttacaatttattcacaaaagagCTTGAGCACTGCTCTCCATTCTGTTAAAGTACTAGAAATTCTGGAGGAGCATACATGGGTTTGGAGTTTCTCTGCATCCACACAAACATAAGGGTTTACATGTACGCTTACCTGACTTAGAAGCTGCTGCGTTGTCTCATAGACTGGCTGTGAGTAGACAAACACTGGACGTGCCAAGCCACTGACATTAGATGCCACGCTCATGGCCAGTTTCACCCGGTTCCGAACAAACTGTCTGGCGCCCTCTGTAGATGCCAGCAATTGGTTCAGGTAAATGGAAGGATAGAGAGCGGTGCTCTGCTGCCAAAGCCAGCCTAGCTGATTGCTTTCTGCTATGCCATTGCTGGTACAGACGCCAGTGTAGCTCTGCTGGTTACCAATATTGAGGTAGTTATAGCAGTCAGGGAAGAGGTAAAAACCCCAGAGACGATTGGGGCATAGATTTTCAGCGGTTATTAGGGTCTGCTGCATGAATTCTCGAGCTGCCTTCTCGAAGTCTTGCTTCGCTTGCTGTGTCAGCTGACTCTGACTCCAGCTAGGGTTTGCACTTTTGACCAGATTGATTGAATTTGTTTGATAAATGGCTTTTGCCCCAAAATTAAGGTTCCACAGTGGGTTCCAGGACTCCCAGTCAATCACAGCAAGACCAGGGGACTGGGCATCTGGAATGTATTTGTTCAGGCCTACTGGCATCTGGGCGAGGTGATTTGACAGGCTGCCCGCCTGTGGAATCCCCCCATTGACTGATTGATTCTGGCTGTTATAATAGGGGTAGAGTCCCAACCGGCTGTTGTAAAAGATGGCAAGCTGCTGACCAACTTTATTAGGAGGTGCCACCACATCAAACATCTGCAGGTTGAGGTTCACACTGTAGTTGGAACTGCATCCCTGAGATGGCAAATTCCAGGCCAGCAACACAGGTTTGGAAGAGATGATGGGTTTGCTGGTCTGTTTCAGGACTTGGCCAAAGGTTCCCACTAAAAAAGCAGCAACCATAAAGCTACGCCAATGAATCATGTCGGTAAAATGTTTTTGTCTTGGAAGTCCAGTTACCTGTTAGGATGGAAAAAGTCTAAGTTAATAATTCATcacaattttatataataaacataatcaatattttgatgagaacaggccattcagcaacattttactcaccaactTCTATGTATTTAACTTTTGACAAATATCATggacggcacagtggtgcagtggtaatacTAGTGCCTTGCACTAAGGAAACCAAGTTTCCCATCCCATGTCCtccatgtttggagtttgcatgttctctgtatGTCTGCATGGATTCCCCCCGGGAGCTccagattcctcccacagtccaaagacatgcatgttgggtagcccatccatccattatccaacgtgctatatcctaacacagggtcacgggggtctgctggagccaatcccagccaacacagggcacaaggcaggaacaaatccccaggcagagcaccagcccaccgcagggcacacacaccaagcacacactagggacaatttaggatcgccagggcacctaacgtgcatgtctttggactgtgggaggaaacgggagcacccggaggaaacccatgcagacacggggagaacatgcaaactccacgcagggaggacccgggaagcaaacccaagtctccttactgcgaggcagcagcactaccactgcgccaccatcccACCCTGTTGGGTAGCCCAGcaatgttaaattaaccctagtaCACGTGTATGGGCGTGTTTgttcccctgtgatggactggcatcttgtccagggGATTGTTCCCGCCTTGCCCCCTATACTCAATAGGACAGGCTCCAGTCCCCTGTGACCCAgttctggattaagtgggcttagaagaTGGTATGGTGTAGtactaacatcacattaaaattcaaaGGCTCCCAAATATACTGTTATCTACCACGCCGTTTAGCACTTTTAATCAAGGTTGCTGATCCCATCATCGATTGCAGCCTCAAAGTCAAACATAAGCTCGCCTCTGCTATGCTCCGTTATGCCGAGACCCCTAAGGATCTCAAGTGATGCAAGAAGCAGACATCGCCGATGGGTTATTTCAAGCCAGTGCATCCTTCGCAATTTCCAAAGACTTCCACCAGGAGTCAAAGAACAGAATGTTTGAGGTGATGTCGAGACCTCACCCAGCTCTGCGCCTTCTGACAGCACTGACTAAAGGTTTTTATATTATTGGCATGTTAGCACAAACTTCTAGGAAATGATTAGTGACAAAAGATGTTTTGCATGTTAACCCATAAAATAccatacacaatataaaaatggtaTTTCATTGTTACTGTGTTAGGAAAATTGCATATTACCAGAAATAAAGTTTTGGTATAAAAAATTCTATGCGGAAAGTGTATTTTGAGCAATCTGTAGTGAGAGATGATAGGTTCCCTTGACAACCGTAAACTAACCCCCTATTCTCCTTAggttcaatatttaaaaatttgcGCCATTTTCAAACAACTTTATCCCCACAAAAACAGAGGATTGACTGAATCCGGATCAACACCTTCTTAGGTGTCAGTCATtttacaacccgctatatcctaacacaggctcaCGGGTCTcagccggagccaatcccagccaacactgggcacaagacaggaacaaatcccaggcagggcgccagcccaccgcaggacacacacacatacacaccaagaaCACTCTACGGCAGGGGTGGTGAACTCCAGGCcacgagtgccgcagtggctgcaggttttcattcttaccatcttcttaattagtgaccagtttttgctgctgattacttcttttaattaacttgactcaggccccattgttgtttctttttctttaattagcagccaaacaataatgagagacaaaacaagccaccacatgaccagctcccctgtgcccattacacaatatctgaaattaaggccttggtaaggctgatctctcaggtcaccaaaatattttgacggtgctcttagaaaaaacagaaaaacaacagttttcgaaatgtgtgctgtggcagaatgacagcagcaacaagccatggaattaaataacgggtttactgtaattaacagcaagaattggcttctcattaagaaagcgattggagtgaaattggttggagtttgaagccccagtttaactggtcatctgttagctcgcttcacatctcatttttgcttggctgtcatttaatgaagaaagaaataaattcagagggcagaactcttctaacagggctattaaagtgatggggaaaaagttaattagcagtgaaaactggtcactgattagaaaaagggttagaatgaaaacctgtagccactgcggcactccaggcctaGTGTTCGCCACCCCTGTCCTACACGCTTAAAAATAAAggggccagagtggttcttcGGAGTGATGCCATAAGGGAGCCATTTTTCAGCCCCAAAAGACCCATctgcatgaaggttccagaacaggggtgggcaatgtcggtcctggaggcccgcagtggctgcaggtttttgttccaacccaattacttaattagaaaccaatccttgccaatctcagaccttatttaattttatgtcgTTATTCTGCAATGTcaggttcttatattgtagattctttcctttccaaggatgtcgtccaaatgatttgaagcctaaaatgtgaaactttcagtctgtcacatttttctattaagttttttattaaatcaaacagtgcatgatgaacacacacagatgtaaatggaaacaagctagatggagaactgctggctgttttgtaatttacatcttattgctaataaggagccattaaaacaatgaatgcagctgtttaagactgaaataagcaattaagggtggggaaccttaacaagcgagaccactaaaatgaagcatcaaagtgTCACTTATctgcaataattgacttctcattaagaaactgggttggaacaaaaacctgcagccactgcgaccctcaaggaccgacactgcccacccctgttccagaatgaacctttatttatttagagtaataataaaaataataaaaaaaaagatttctgtcGTAAGTCTCCTCACTAATAACACCTGCAAATGGTCCAGCTAACCACTTACATTATTATGATTGACTCAACATTGTGGTGTTATCACACaccctttttttttctaatgggcCAATAACTTTAgtcaaattaaaatcatcaaaccGCTGAGAATTATTCAATTTTCTCCAATATTTGACTTGGCAGGGCTCTACATATTATTACGGAGTCTTTACTGTCgcttgaaatttttacttgcatgtgatAATCAACACACCTCCACTCTCTGGTATTTGCAGCCACAGTCTTTCCTGTTAAGTAAAGGGTATCTGTTAGCGCTCTCGAGGTAATTTCCAAATCGGGTATTGCTTCATTAACATTGCCTGGGGTTACCAGTTGATTTTTAACTTGTTCACACATGAAGACTTCACAAGTT includes:
- the LOC114668964 gene encoding hyaluronidase-2-like, with amino-acid sequence MIHWRSFMVAAFLVGTFGQVLKQTSKPIISSKPVLLAWNLPSQGCSSNYSVNLNLQMFDVVAPPNKVGQQLAIFYNSRLGLYPYYNSQNQSVNGGIPQAGSLSNHLAQMPVGLNKYIPDAQSPGLAVIDWESWNPLWNLNFGAKAIYQTNSINLVKSANPSWSQSQLTQQAKQDFEKAAREFMQQTLITAENLCPNRLWGFYLFPDCYNYLNIGNQQSYTGVCTSNGIAESNQLGWLWQQSTALYPSIYLNQLLASTEGARQFVRNRVKLAMSVASNVSGLARPVFVYSQPVYETTQQLLSQTDLIYTIGESVALGVAGVVLWGGTTDAAGLSVCKLFQSNLQGALGQYLLNVSTAAEQCSKTLCNGNGRCVRLNSDSNTYLHLNPNSFQVTQTGGTLQVMGTLSAADKAGFQANFRCQCYNPYSGTSCSFSPKSSASTALCTSLVLGLFLLVLVP